CACCTGTGTTTACCGGCGTCTTCATGGAAAAGATGGTCGGCTTCGTCAAGCTGTACTTCCCCGTGTTCATGCTGGGTGCCGTGTTCGGCAAGGTGATCGAGTTGTCCGGCTTTTCGGAATCCATCGTCAACGCCGCCATCCGCTACATCGGCCGCTCGCGCGCGAACGCCGTGATCGTCGCGGTGTGCGCGCTGCTGACGTATGGCGGGGTGTCGCTGTTCGTCGTCGTGTTCGCGGTGTACCCGTTCGCGGCTGAGCTCTACCGCCAGAGCAATATTCCGAAACGCTTGATGCCGGGCGCGATCGCGCTGGGCGCGTTCTCGTTCACGATGGATTCGCTGCCGGGCACCCCGCAGATCCAGAACATCATCCCGACGACGTTCTTCAAGACGACGTCGTGGGCCGCGCCCGTGCTGGGCACCGTGGGTTCGCTGTTCATCGTCGTCGTGGGCCTGTCCTACCTCGAATGGCGCCGCCGCACCGCGCTGGCGCGGGGCGAGGGCTACGGCGATTCGCTCGTCAACGAGCCGGAACGCATTCCGTCGACGTCGCTGCCGAATCCGGCGCTGGCGATCATGCCGCTCATCGTCGTGGGCGTGGCGAACTTCATCCTCACCCGCATGATCCCGCAATGGTATGGCGACGCGTACACGGTGCCGGCCGAGATCCTGCCGGGCGTGCACACGCCGGTGACGGCCACCATCAAGACCGTCGTCGCGATCTGGTCGGTGGAAGCGGCGCTGCTGCTGGGGATCGTCGTCGTGATCGTGACCGCGTTCCGGCGCGTGTCCAGCCGTTTCGCGGACGGCTCGAAGGCGGCCGTCGGCGGCGCGCTGCTGGCCGCGATGAACACGGCATCCGAGTACGGCTTCGGCGGCGTGATCGCGGCGCTGCCGGGCTTCATCGTCGTCGGCGACGCGCTCAAGAGCATCCCGAACCCGCTCGTCAACGCGGCCGTGTCGGTGAGTTCCCTGGCCGGCATCACGGGTTCCGCATCGGGCGGCATGAGCATCGCGCTGGCGGCGATGTCGGACCTGTTCATCAAGGGCGCGCAGGCCGCGCAGATCCCGCTGGAAGTGCTGCACCGCGTCGTGTCGATGGCGAGCGGCGGCATGGATACCTTGCCGCATAACGGCGCGGTCATCACGCTGCTGGCGGTGACGGGGCTGACGCACAAGGAATCGTATCGCGAGATCTTTGCCGTCACCGTCATCAAGACGCTGGCGGTGTTCTTCGTGATCGCGTTCTATTACGTCACCGGTCTCGTGTAAGCAACCGTGCCGTCATTTTCGGCACTGCCGGAAATGACTTCCTGGCCTCGCGGAATCATGCATTAAAACAAACGAAAATGGTCGCTCTGTGACAGCAAAAAGACAACATTGTGTCATGCGGGCGAATCAGATCGACAATGATACGTACGCCGCATCCGCCATCGCATAGCGTGCGAACAGGAAGTCGCGGATCGACGACACGTGTCCCTCCGCCCAGCCGAGGACGACGAAATAATCCGGCCGCGCCTCGATCCCGCCCGGCCGGCGGATCAGCACCGCCGGCCGGCCTTCGACGAGGCCCGGCCATGCCGCCCATCCCTGCGACTGCCCATAGCGCGTGAAGTACTCGCCGACGGCGGCGCCCTGCAGCCGCCGCCGGTTCACGAGGTCGAGCCGCACGTCGGCCGCGAGCATCTCGCGCAGCGTGTCGAAGTCGCGCGCGTTGAACAAGTCGACGTAGCGCTGCAGCAGCCGCCGTTCCGCGTCCGGCAGGGCGGTGCGCGTGCCGGCGGCGTCGTAATGCCCGGCCAGGTCGCGCAGGCGCCCGCGGCCGCGCTGCAAGGCCGATTTCACCGCAGGCACGGTGGTGCCGAGGATGTCCCCGATCTCGTCGGCGGAATAATCCAGTACGTCGAACAGGATGACCGCGCTGCGCTGCGCCGGGGGTAGGCGCATGAACGCCGGCAGGCTCGCCGAGGTCGCTTCGCGGCGCGCCTGTTCGTCGTGCGCGTCCTCGATCAGGTCCACGTCGTCCTCGTCGCGCATGTCGGGCGCGCGGGCCCGGCGCCGCAGCAGGTCGAGCGCCAGATTGTGCGCGATGCGGAACAGCCAGCCCTCGGGATTGTCGATGGGCCGGTCCGCGGACTCCAGCGCACGCACGAGGGCATCCTGCACGATGTCCTCGGCGTCGAGCACGGAGCCGACCATGCGTGTGCAATAGCGGTGCAGTCTGGGGCGCAGGCGCTCCAGGTCGATCGACAGGAGGGCGGATGGTTGGGGCATGCGTCAGGCGGTCACGGTCGATGCGGCGTCGCAGGTGATGGCGTCCATCTGCGCGAGCGCCTGCACGCGTTCGAAGTAGGCGGGCATCTCGGGATGCCGGCGCATCGCCGCGATGTCGTCGGCGCTGCGCCACTGGCCGTAGATGACGACGCGCCGGTTGTCGCGGGCGATGTGCAGCGTGGACG
This genomic stretch from Massilia putida harbors:
- a CDS encoding GntP family permease, with the protein product MSFIIVLAALAFLMFAAYRGYSVILFAPIAALGAVLLTAPGAVAPVFTGVFMEKMVGFVKLYFPVFMLGAVFGKVIELSGFSESIVNAAIRYIGRSRANAVIVAVCALLTYGGVSLFVVVFAVYPFAAELYRQSNIPKRLMPGAIALGAFSFTMDSLPGTPQIQNIIPTTFFKTTSWAAPVLGTVGSLFIVVVGLSYLEWRRRTALARGEGYGDSLVNEPERIPSTSLPNPALAIMPLIVVGVANFILTRMIPQWYGDAYTVPAEILPGVHTPVTATIKTVVAIWSVEAALLLGIVVVIVTAFRRVSSRFADGSKAAVGGALLAAMNTASEYGFGGVIAALPGFIVVGDALKSIPNPLVNAAVSVSSLAGITGSASGGMSIALAAMSDLFIKGAQAAQIPLEVLHRVVSMASGGMDTLPHNGAVITLLAVTGLTHKESYREIFAVTVIKTLAVFFVIAFYYVTGLV
- a CDS encoding sigma-70 family RNA polymerase sigma factor, which produces MPQPSALLSIDLERLRPRLHRYCTRMVGSVLDAEDIVQDALVRALESADRPIDNPEGWLFRIAHNLALDLLRRRARAPDMRDEDDVDLIEDAHDEQARREATSASLPAFMRLPPAQRSAVILFDVLDYSADEIGDILGTTVPAVKSALQRGRGRLRDLAGHYDAAGTRTALPDAERRLLQRYVDLFNARDFDTLREMLAADVRLDLVNRRRLQGAAVGEYFTRYGQSQGWAAWPGLVEGRPAVLIRRPGGIEARPDYFVVLGWAEGHVSSIRDFLFARYAMADAAYVSLSI
- a CDS encoding putative quinol monooxygenase, with the protein product MPTTLINIFTTAPENLDRLAALLREGTEAWISKVPGFISSTLHIARDNRRVVIYGQWRSADDIAAMRRHPEMPAYFERVQALAQMDAITCDAASTVTA